The DNA segment AGTACCTCATCCGCTAAGTGCGGGTCGTCTAGGTGATGGTGACGCCGCCGTCGACGACGATGGTCTGCCCGGTCACGTAGCCACCGGCCGCACTGGCCAGCCACACGAGCGTGGCCGCGAGCTCCTCCGGGTCGCCGGTGCGGCCCAGTACCGAACGCTCGATGACGCTCTCGAGGTAACCCGGCTTGTACTGGTCGGTCATCTCCGATTTGAAGAACCCGGGTGCGATGGCGTTGACTCGGATGCCCTTGCGAGTTCCCCACTGCTGGGCCAGATCTCGCGTCAGACCGGCGATCGCCGCCTTGCTCGCGCTGTAGGCCGCCTGCGGCAGACCGGCCGTCGTGATGCCGAGGATGCTCGAGATGTTGACCACCGAACTGCCCGGCGTCATCACCCGTCCGCAGGCCTGCGCGGCCCAGTACGCCCCGTGGAGGTTGACGTCGACCACGGCCCGGAATTCGTCCGGCGTCTCGCGCGTGGCCGGCACCGCGGTGCCGATGCCCGCGTTGTTCACCAGCACGTCGACGTGCCCGAACTCGGCCATCGCCGTGTCGACCATCGCCTGGCATTGCGCGGGGTCGGCGACGTCGGTGGCCACCGACAGCGCGCGGCGGCCCGAGGAGCGCACCAGTTCCGCGGTGCCCTCCAGCTTGTCGGCGCGGCGCGCGGCCAGCACGACGTCCGCGCCGGCCTCCGCGCACGCCTTGGCGAACGCGACGCCGAGACCCGAGGAGGCGCCGGTGACGATGACGACCTTGTCGTCGAGACGGAATCTGTC comes from the Mycolicibacterium litorale genome and includes:
- a CDS encoding SDR family NAD(P)-dependent oxidoreductase; this translates as MSVLDRFRLDDKVVIVTGASSGLGVAFAKACAEAGADVVLAARRADKLEGTAELVRSSGRRALSVATDVADPAQCQAMVDTAMAEFGHVDVLVNNAGIGTAVPATRETPDEFRAVVDVNLHGAYWAAQACGRVMTPGSSVVNISSILGITTAGLPQAAYSASKAAIAGLTRDLAQQWGTRKGIRVNAIAPGFFKSEMTDQYKPGYLESVIERSVLGRTGDPEELAATLVWLASAAGGYVTGQTIVVDGGVTIT